A single Paraburkholderia sp. D15 DNA region contains:
- a CDS encoding DEAD/DEAH box helicase: MPNIVEVAYEQTGQSTNINDMGMRDMQARAYEARHNQYLLLKAPPASGKSRALMFLALDKLRNQGVKKAIIAVPERSIGASFDSTPLSKYGFFEDWIVNPKSNLCTPGGDGSKVKYFVDFMAGADQILVCTHATLRFACEAMEDDVFNDCLLAIDEFHHVSADADNRLGFLLRGVMQNSTAHVIAMTGSYFRGDSIPVLLPEDEARFTKVTYNYYEQLNGYTYLKSLGIGYHFYKRQYLTAIPEILDTDKKTILHIPSVRSGESTQDKYREVDEIIGKIGHVEFQDQNTGLLHVKRSSDGKIIKVADLVFDEPKARDRIVAFLRSVKSPDDLDLVIALGMAKEGFDWSFCEHALTVGYRGSLTEIIQIIGRCTRDSSNKTHAQFTNLIAEPDATDDLVKLSVNNMLKAITCSLLMEQVLAPNFKFKAKLSDDDKAGPGEVKIGGFKEPKTKRVKDILESDLNDLKAQILQDDTMIKAIPGTVDAEVINKVLIPKIIKLRYPDLSDEDVESVRQHIVADSVIKGGEFKEDGDRRFIKMAGKFVNIDDLHIDLIDQVNPFQAAYEILSKSVTASVLKVIQETIEATRIVMTPDEAVLLWPKIKEFNRINGRAPNQQSSDPLEARMGDALIYIKNMRRKEGV; encoded by the coding sequence TTGCCCAATATCGTTGAAGTAGCCTACGAGCAGACAGGACAAAGCACCAATATCAACGATATGGGCATGCGTGATATGCAGGCCCGTGCTTACGAGGCGAGACATAATCAATATCTCTTGCTGAAGGCACCGCCCGCTTCGGGCAAGAGCCGCGCGCTTATGTTCCTCGCGCTGGACAAGCTGCGCAATCAAGGCGTCAAGAAGGCGATTATTGCGGTTCCAGAGCGCTCCATTGGCGCCTCGTTCGATTCAACGCCACTCTCCAAATACGGCTTCTTTGAAGACTGGATCGTCAACCCCAAGAGCAACCTCTGCACACCTGGGGGCGACGGCAGCAAGGTGAAATACTTTGTTGACTTCATGGCCGGAGCAGACCAGATATTGGTTTGCACCCATGCCACTTTGCGGTTTGCGTGCGAGGCAATGGAAGACGACGTATTCAACGACTGCTTGCTCGCTATTGATGAATTTCATCACGTTTCGGCTGACGCGGACAACCGCCTAGGATTCCTGCTGCGCGGCGTAATGCAGAACTCGACTGCACATGTCATTGCAATGACCGGGTCTTACTTTCGAGGCGACAGCATTCCCGTGCTGTTGCCGGAGGACGAAGCACGATTTACCAAAGTAACTTACAACTACTATGAGCAACTCAACGGATACACCTACCTGAAATCTTTGGGAATTGGATACCACTTCTACAAGCGGCAATATCTGACAGCGATACCGGAAATCCTAGACACTGACAAAAAAACTATTCTTCATATTCCGAGCGTGCGCTCCGGTGAATCAACCCAAGATAAGTATCGGGAAGTTGACGAAATCATTGGCAAAATCGGGCATGTTGAATTTCAAGATCAGAACACCGGGCTACTTCACGTCAAGCGAAGTTCAGACGGCAAGATTATCAAAGTTGCTGATCTCGTGTTTGACGAGCCAAAAGCGCGTGACCGTATCGTCGCATTCCTGCGCAGTGTGAAATCTCCCGATGACTTGGACCTGGTAATTGCGCTTGGCATGGCAAAGGAAGGTTTCGATTGGTCGTTTTGTGAACACGCATTGACCGTTGGCTATCGTGGCTCGCTGACTGAGATCATTCAAATCATCGGCCGCTGCACGCGCGATAGCAGCAACAAAACGCATGCTCAGTTCACGAACTTGATTGCAGAGCCGGACGCAACCGACGATCTGGTTAAGCTCTCTGTGAACAACATGCTGAAGGCGATCACCTGCTCCCTTCTCATGGAGCAGGTTCTTGCACCCAATTTCAAATTCAAGGCGAAGCTATCTGACGACGATAAAGCTGGCCCCGGAGAAGTGAAAATTGGAGGATTCAAGGAGCCAAAAACGAAGCGTGTCAAAGACATTCTTGAGTCCGATCTGAACGACTTGAAAGCTCAGATTCTCCAAGACGACACTATGATAAAGGCGATACCTGGAACGGTAGACGCGGAAGTCATCAATAAGGTTCTCATTCCCAAAATCATCAAGCTGCGTTACCCGGACCTGTCGGACGAGGACGTAGAGTCCGTGCGTCAGCATATCGTTGCCGACTCCGTTATTAAGGGCGGAGAGTTCAAGGAAGACGGGGACCGACGCTTCATTAAGATGGCAGGTAAGTTTGTCAATATTGACGATCTTCACATAGACTTGATTGACCAAGTGAACCCGTTCCAGGCCGCCTACGAAATCCTATCTAAGTCGGTTACTGCGAGCGTGCTCAAGGTCATACAAGAGACTATCGAGGCCACTCGCATTGTCATGACCCCCGATGAGGCCGTGTTGCTTTGGCCGAAGATTAAGGAGTTCAACCGGATCAACGGGAGAGCACCGAATCAGCAATCGTCCGATCCGCTGGAGGCTCGTATGGGAGACGCCCTTATCTATATCAAGAACATGCGACGCAAGGAAGGCGTATGA
- a CDS encoding GIY-YIG nuclease family protein — protein sequence MKLEDLLRIVSEDDDGLLDVKPASTGVFSADERLVNLFKEIETFYLENGREPGGDTGNVPEFKLFSRLSGFRESAEKSELLRPFDEYGLLGKPVETIQDIFTDDSMGLLDTGPDDIFTFRHVPKDVDLPDRIAKRKPCPDFKEFEPLFAQCHAELKDGTREARAFTGEQQIREGHFFIVHGVMVYVAHVGEPERIAKNGKLNARLRCIYENGTESDILLRSLARELYRDEAGRRILDSRDKALEELEGIQAEDKEAGHIYVLSSRSTLPAVTAIPNLFKIGFTKGSVQDRIKNAEHEPTYLMAPVKVEAAYRAYNMNVHKFETLLHTFFGENCLDITVTDDAGKKAVPREWFVAPLHIIEAAVQLLQNGEIVHYRYDGLTEDIVLR from the coding sequence ATGAAGCTTGAGGACCTTCTGAGGATAGTCAGCGAGGACGATGACGGCCTTCTGGATGTGAAGCCGGCCAGCACCGGCGTTTTTTCGGCTGACGAACGGCTCGTCAATCTATTCAAGGAAATTGAGACTTTCTATCTGGAGAACGGCCGAGAGCCGGGAGGCGACACAGGCAACGTTCCCGAATTCAAGCTTTTTAGTCGTCTGTCGGGATTTCGGGAAAGCGCTGAAAAGTCGGAGTTGCTTCGTCCGTTTGATGAATACGGCTTGCTAGGTAAGCCCGTCGAAACAATACAGGACATTTTCACTGACGACAGCATGGGCCTCTTAGACACGGGACCAGACGATATCTTTACGTTCAGGCATGTGCCCAAGGACGTCGATCTACCTGACAGGATTGCGAAGCGCAAGCCATGTCCCGACTTCAAAGAATTTGAGCCGTTGTTTGCACAATGTCATGCCGAACTGAAAGACGGGACGAGAGAAGCTAGGGCGTTCACAGGCGAGCAGCAGATACGCGAGGGTCATTTCTTCATTGTTCACGGGGTCATGGTCTACGTCGCACATGTGGGGGAGCCGGAGCGCATAGCGAAGAACGGAAAACTGAACGCTCGCCTTCGCTGCATATATGAGAACGGCACGGAGTCAGATATCCTGCTTCGCTCTCTCGCACGCGAGCTATACAGAGATGAAGCTGGCCGCCGTATCCTGGATAGCAGAGACAAGGCACTCGAAGAGTTGGAAGGGATACAAGCGGAAGACAAGGAAGCAGGCCATATTTATGTTCTATCGTCACGAAGCACCCTTCCCGCCGTCACTGCTATCCCCAACCTTTTCAAGATCGGATTCACCAAAGGATCTGTTCAGGACCGCATAAAGAACGCAGAGCACGAGCCGACTTATCTTATGGCCCCGGTGAAGGTCGAGGCAGCATATCGTGCTTACAATATGAACGTCCACAAGTTCGAGACCCTGTTGCATACCTTCTTCGGCGAAAACTGTCTTGATATCACAGTCACCGACGACGCAGGCAAGAAGGCGGTTCCGCGAGAATGGTTCGTGGCACCGCTCCATATCATTGAAGCCGCTGTGCAGTTGCTTCAAAACGGTGAAATAGTTCATTACCGGTATGACGGTTTGACTGAAGACATCGTGCTTCGCTAA
- a CDS encoding DUF4113 domain-containing protein produces the protein MLAMDSVNDRFGRGTLKVGSVEGRQPWHMTQDKKTPCYTTEWSSLPVAK, from the coding sequence ATGCTTGCTATGGACTCGGTCAATGACCGTTTTGGGCGAGGAACCCTGAAAGTAGGAAGTGTGGAAGGCAGGCAACCATGGCATATGACACAAGACAAGAAAACGCCTTGCTATACGACAGAGTGGTCAAGCCTTCCGGTTGCGAAATGA
- a CDS encoding ATP-binding protein encodes MDQQGLLYEDRFLESWAGPIITNPSTAIVELVANGWDAYATKVEITLPDIEKKKQFSIVDNGKGMTLAEFSYIWRAMSYDRIAKFGPVTEPPSDVSGLPRAVFGKNGKGRFASFCFSTAYTVTSCKNGERFTVKVSRTPSNPLVFEEIEHVSEGVEGHGTEIKGNGEIPYIPLTTEQARQLLGSRFLANPAFEVLVDQKRITFNDIPSSCLSVVKVPIEGVGEATIYHIDTLKADKSTKQHGIAWWVLNRAVGDCAWRSTDYSRILDGRSSEAKRYTFIVQADFLKSADAVKEDWSWFKEDNAAWLKVRPIIQDKIRELIAQTTRNELNSKRQNVLDKISPSVNTLAPLSKDRVHSFVNEVVEKCPNFGEQEILQLTTILTKLEKSKSRFGLLDLLHSQGPSDLDALHNILTEWTIGMAKIALDEIQTRLKIIAELKAKVQVAGIDEVHELQPLFEKGLWMFGPQFESIEFTANRGMTTVIRDLFGVKGGKGTLNRPDFVILPDSSVGFYACSSFDEEYNEDGIAHVVIVDLKTTGLSLGSKEKEQVWKYVKELKKKGIIGKATKVDGFVLGDQIEQGEGGTRTEDDDQVKIRPLRYDTILIRAEKRMLNLHQKVKDAPFLTDQQDMLSKFINPIVANQPSLLEEE; translated from the coding sequence ATGGACCAGCAGGGGCTACTTTACGAAGACCGTTTTCTTGAGAGTTGGGCTGGCCCGATCATAACCAACCCGAGCACGGCCATTGTTGAGCTTGTTGCCAATGGATGGGACGCATACGCTACCAAGGTCGAAATCACACTTCCCGATATCGAGAAGAAGAAACAATTCTCTATCGTAGACAACGGCAAAGGCATGACCCTTGCCGAGTTCAGTTATATATGGCGCGCCATGTCGTATGACCGGATTGCAAAGTTCGGCCCGGTAACTGAGCCGCCAAGTGATGTTTCAGGTCTTCCTCGTGCCGTTTTCGGTAAAAACGGTAAGGGAAGATTCGCCAGCTTTTGCTTCTCCACGGCCTATACAGTCACCTCATGCAAGAACGGCGAGCGCTTCACTGTCAAGGTTTCCCGCACTCCGAGCAACCCGCTTGTTTTCGAAGAGATTGAGCATGTATCGGAAGGCGTGGAAGGTCATGGCACAGAGATCAAAGGCAACGGTGAAATTCCGTATATTCCTTTGACGACTGAACAAGCTCGCCAGCTTCTGGGTAGTCGATTTCTGGCTAACCCCGCCTTCGAAGTCCTTGTCGACCAGAAGCGCATCACGTTCAACGATATACCTTCCTCATGCCTCTCAGTTGTGAAGGTCCCTATTGAGGGTGTCGGAGAGGCGACGATCTATCACATCGACACGCTGAAAGCGGATAAATCGACCAAACAACACGGTATAGCCTGGTGGGTTCTAAACCGTGCTGTCGGTGATTGTGCATGGCGAAGCACTGACTACTCTCGCATTCTTGACGGAAGATCTTCTGAAGCGAAGCGCTATACCTTCATTGTCCAGGCTGACTTTTTGAAGAGCGCAGACGCCGTCAAAGAAGACTGGTCCTGGTTCAAAGAAGACAATGCCGCTTGGCTGAAGGTGCGACCTATCATTCAAGACAAGATTCGCGAACTTATCGCCCAGACCACCAGAAACGAACTCAACAGCAAACGACAGAATGTCCTTGACAAGATAAGTCCGTCTGTCAATACGCTGGCACCGTTGAGCAAGGATCGCGTTCACTCATTCGTCAATGAGGTTGTGGAAAAATGTCCGAATTTTGGCGAACAAGAAATACTTCAACTTACGACAATTCTCACGAAGTTAGAAAAATCGAAATCTCGCTTTGGCTTGCTTGACCTACTGCATTCTCAGGGGCCTTCCGATCTCGATGCTCTCCACAATATCTTGACTGAGTGGACCATAGGAATGGCTAAGATTGCCTTGGACGAGATTCAGACCCGCCTAAAAATTATTGCTGAACTCAAAGCGAAGGTGCAGGTAGCGGGCATTGATGAGGTTCACGAACTCCAGCCTCTTTTTGAGAAGGGTCTATGGATGTTCGGCCCTCAGTTTGAGTCAATAGAATTCACGGCCAACCGAGGAATGACAACCGTCATACGCGACCTCTTCGGCGTGAAGGGTGGCAAGGGCACACTTAACAGACCAGACTTTGTTATCTTGCCCGACAGCAGTGTCGGCTTTTATGCATGCTCTTCCTTTGATGAGGAATACAACGAGGACGGAATTGCGCATGTCGTCATTGTTGACTTGAAGACCACGGGGCTGTCGCTTGGATCAAAGGAAAAAGAGCAAGTCTGGAAGTATGTAAAAGAGCTTAAGAAAAAAGGCATTATTGGTAAAGCCACGAAGGTAGACGGCTTCGTGCTTGGCGACCAGATCGAACAAGGGGAAGGAGGCACCCGCACTGAGGACGACGATCAAGTGAAAATCAGGCCTCTTCGCTACGACACGATTTTGATTCGCGCCGAAAAGCGAATGCTCAATCTCCACCAGAAAGTCAAAGACGCACCGTTTTTGACCGACCAGCAAGATATGCTTTCGAAGTTTATCAATCCTATTGTCGCGAACCAGCCTTCGTTACTCGAAGAAGAGTAA
- a CDS encoding DNA methyltransferase produces the protein MNIAQIEENVRQVLLNSSQEDFIFDLLLAYNKPKASITRLQATGNGTYNLSKVENRVLWKNNLLFIATTKQNLEEQLLEARDEPAVERNKPRFLVATDFNKLFAIDSKTEEELNIAFVELQKHFAFFLPWAGFEKKAQHVADNPADVKAAEKMAKLFDILKVDNPASDPASTHGLNVFLSRLLFCFFAEDTEIFPKDLFSASVQAHTSEDGDDLAEYLQTLFKVLNTADRSRGPAYLREFPYVNGGLFADEHPIPKFSRRSRNILIECGSELNWSEINPDIFGSMIQAVVDVDQRGSMGMHYTSVTNIMKVIEPLFLIDLYEEFERSKNSTKRLNELLIRLAKIRIFDPACGSGNFLIIAYKELRRLEMEIFKQLDELNKQSGLALSGVRLSQFYGIELDDFAHEVALLSLWLAEHQMNLVSLKRFGRTHPTLPLQPSGNVVCGDATVLNWKTVCATDDETETYILGNPPYLGSKKQSAEQKRAIASIFAHSRDYKNLDFIACWFYLAAQYVAGSKAKAGFVTTNSVVQGDQVSLLWPHIFALGIEIDFAHQSFKWGNNAKNTAGVSCAIVGLRDQSKQPKWIYLQDRRLPAKNIGPYLTDASNAIIAKCNRVLSDIPEMVYGNMPLDKGYLKLERDEKDALLKDYPSAQKFIRKLTGGNEFLYNMEKWCLWIEDDQLKDALNIPPIAERVALVRQFRLEGGDVARTLVNRSHQFRYRHTAKSSFMLVPCTSSERRDYLQVGFYDSTHIAIHSAQVIYDSDPYIFGVVSSRLHMLWTKATCGTLDSRIRYSNVIAYNNFPFPEIPDAVREKIRKCVFKILAIRENYPEMVIANLYDPTLMPVPLLQAHREMDELVEGCYQNKPFQNDEERLKALFKLYEHMTENEVAQYR, from the coding sequence ATGAACATTGCACAGATCGAAGAAAACGTTCGTCAGGTTTTGCTGAATTCTTCCCAAGAAGACTTCATTTTTGATCTTTTGCTTGCCTATAACAAACCAAAGGCTTCGATTACACGACTGCAAGCGACGGGCAATGGAACATACAACCTCTCAAAGGTCGAAAATCGTGTTCTCTGGAAAAACAATCTGCTGTTCATTGCCACCACTAAACAAAATCTAGAAGAACAACTACTTGAAGCACGCGACGAGCCGGCCGTCGAGCGGAATAAGCCGCGTTTTTTGGTCGCCACTGACTTCAATAAGCTATTTGCTATAGACAGCAAGACGGAAGAAGAGCTCAACATTGCTTTCGTAGAACTTCAAAAGCACTTCGCATTTTTCCTTCCGTGGGCAGGTTTCGAAAAGAAGGCGCAGCACGTCGCTGACAATCCAGCCGATGTCAAAGCCGCTGAGAAAATGGCGAAGCTTTTCGACATACTCAAGGTTGACAACCCGGCAAGCGACCCGGCTTCCACCCACGGCCTGAATGTGTTTTTGTCACGACTCCTTTTCTGTTTCTTTGCAGAAGATACGGAGATATTTCCGAAGGATCTCTTTAGTGCAAGCGTCCAGGCTCACACATCTGAGGACGGGGACGACCTAGCCGAATACTTGCAAACCTTGTTCAAGGTATTGAACACTGCTGATCGCAGCAGGGGCCCCGCTTATCTAAGAGAATTTCCGTATGTGAACGGCGGATTGTTTGCAGACGAACACCCCATCCCAAAATTTTCTAGACGTTCACGCAACATATTAATTGAGTGCGGATCGGAGCTTAACTGGTCGGAGATCAATCCCGATATCTTCGGGTCCATGATTCAGGCAGTAGTTGATGTCGATCAACGCGGCAGCATGGGCATGCATTACACCTCAGTCACCAACATCATGAAAGTGATTGAGCCGTTGTTTTTGATCGACCTCTATGAAGAATTTGAGCGCAGTAAAAACAGCACAAAGCGTCTTAACGAATTGCTGATTCGTCTCGCCAAGATACGCATCTTCGACCCCGCATGCGGCTCGGGAAATTTCCTTATTATCGCTTACAAGGAACTTCGTCGACTCGAAATGGAGATTTTCAAACAGCTTGACGAGCTAAACAAGCAAAGTGGGCTCGCCCTCTCCGGCGTTCGTTTGTCGCAGTTTTATGGCATAGAACTGGACGATTTCGCCCACGAAGTTGCTTTGCTATCTCTGTGGCTCGCTGAGCACCAAATGAATCTTGTATCTCTCAAGCGTTTCGGCCGTACCCACCCTACCCTCCCGTTGCAGCCAAGCGGCAATGTCGTATGCGGCGATGCTACCGTGCTCAACTGGAAAACCGTCTGTGCTACCGACGACGAAACAGAGACATACATCCTCGGCAATCCGCCCTATCTTGGTTCTAAGAAACAAAGTGCCGAACAGAAACGCGCCATCGCCTCTATATTTGCCCACAGCCGCGACTACAAGAATCTGGATTTTATAGCATGCTGGTTTTATCTAGCAGCGCAATATGTAGCCGGTAGCAAAGCCAAAGCAGGCTTTGTCACCACCAACTCGGTTGTTCAAGGCGACCAGGTGTCGCTTCTCTGGCCGCATATCTTTGCGCTAGGCATTGAGATCGATTTCGCACACCAAAGCTTCAAGTGGGGAAACAATGCCAAAAATACGGCAGGCGTCAGTTGCGCCATCGTTGGTCTAAGAGACCAGTCCAAGCAGCCAAAGTGGATCTACCTCCAAGACCGGCGACTGCCAGCGAAAAATATCGGACCGTATCTAACGGATGCCTCCAACGCGATAATCGCGAAGTGCAACCGTGTCCTGTCTGACATACCTGAAATGGTCTATGGCAACATGCCGCTAGACAAAGGCTATCTGAAGCTTGAAAGAGACGAAAAAGATGCTTTGTTGAAAGACTACCCTTCGGCCCAAAAATTTATACGCAAACTTACTGGCGGAAACGAATTTCTCTATAACATGGAGAAGTGGTGTCTATGGATTGAGGACGACCAACTCAAAGATGCTCTGAACATTCCCCCTATCGCAGAGCGAGTCGCACTGGTCAGGCAATTCCGCCTCGAAGGTGGGGACGTCGCTAGGACGCTGGTTAATCGCTCGCACCAATTTCGCTATCGGCATACAGCCAAATCCTCATTCATGTTAGTGCCGTGCACGTCATCGGAGCGCCGTGACTATCTACAGGTCGGGTTTTACGACTCCACTCATATTGCGATACATTCTGCGCAGGTAATCTACGACAGCGATCCTTACATTTTTGGCGTAGTTTCCTCGCGGTTGCACATGCTATGGACGAAGGCAACTTGCGGCACATTGGATTCCCGAATCCGGTATTCGAACGTTATTGCATACAACAATTTTCCCTTCCCCGAGATCCCCGACGCGGTTCGGGAGAAAATAAGAAAATGCGTATTTAAGATATTAGCTATACGCGAAAACTATCCAGAGATGGTGATCGCTAACCTCTACGATCCCACACTTATGCCCGTGCCTCTTTTACAGGCCCACCGCGAAATGGATGAACTCGTGGAAGGATGCTATCAGAACAAACCGTTCCAAAACGACGAAGAGCGACTGAAAGCCCTCTTTAAATTGTATGAGCATATGACGGAGAACGAAGTTGCCCAATATCGTTGA
- a CDS encoding DUF262 domain-containing HNH endonuclease family protein, which yields MARIENHQHTINTAFKECYYIIPDYQREYVWTDKEVQQLLDDINEQIDAGSSRPYFIGTVLVSPSDEPEHFEVIDGQQRLTTFFLLLCALKNLFGPDSQHKQLIANLVSMSYTDDQGEIQAKLKLDPRYENAGDVMRKLVELDADPQTVRTAIQAATIPSFGSLENLLGAYDTIYNYLKTNFEDTAQLKKYWGYLANNVVFIQISTDVSSALKIFETINERGVGLNPMDLLKNLLFTQVKQEQFTRLKDEWKKITKPLEQAKEKPLRFLRYYLMANYVIKNARNDAVVREDEIYDWFVEKDNARLCEYGAKPFEFVRKVILNVENYLAFSSGQGNDRKASVPMDNLKRLTGGAFSLHYVLLLAAAGLPKTLFDHFVVQLESFLFYYIFTKTPTKDLERSFSLWADELRVISLEPDLAAQKTRLNSFVAERFETNMESKSAELKDALKRFNLHSMQQYRSRYLIAKLTQYVDMAFNGTKSPASLAPYINLEIEHILPQTPTPELTASWALANPTLNYHLYKARLGNLTLLEKPINVVAGNNFYAEKKALYQESGNYLTRSLVGLSHVGQNTSITRINQDLKPFDAWDSTAIDGRQDMLIGLASDVWKTTTIEV from the coding sequence ATGGCGCGCATCGAAAATCACCAGCACACTATCAACACAGCCTTCAAGGAGTGTTACTACATTATTCCAGACTACCAGCGAGAGTATGTTTGGACTGACAAGGAAGTTCAGCAACTACTTGACGACATCAACGAGCAAATCGATGCCGGTTCTTCGCGTCCCTACTTCATAGGGACGGTGCTTGTCTCGCCAAGTGACGAGCCGGAACATTTCGAAGTAATTGATGGTCAGCAACGTTTGACGACGTTTTTTCTGTTGCTATGTGCCCTTAAGAACCTGTTCGGACCGGATAGCCAGCACAAGCAACTGATAGCGAACCTAGTCTCGATGAGCTATACCGACGATCAAGGTGAGATTCAAGCCAAATTGAAGCTCGATCCAAGATACGAGAACGCAGGCGACGTCATGCGCAAACTCGTAGAACTCGATGCCGACCCGCAAACGGTGCGCACTGCCATTCAGGCCGCGACCATTCCAAGTTTCGGCTCGCTTGAAAATCTCCTTGGTGCTTACGACACGATCTACAACTATCTGAAAACAAATTTCGAAGACACTGCACAACTCAAGAAGTACTGGGGCTATCTTGCCAACAATGTTGTCTTTATTCAAATTTCGACCGATGTCAGCAGCGCACTAAAGATTTTTGAGACTATCAACGAGCGCGGTGTCGGCCTCAACCCAATGGACTTGTTGAAAAACTTGCTGTTCACACAGGTGAAGCAAGAGCAGTTCACAAGGCTTAAGGACGAATGGAAGAAGATCACCAAGCCTCTAGAGCAGGCGAAAGAAAAGCCTCTTCGGTTCCTTCGCTATTACCTCATGGCGAACTACGTTATCAAGAATGCTCGCAACGATGCTGTCGTGCGGGAAGACGAAATCTATGACTGGTTCGTTGAGAAAGACAATGCGCGGCTATGCGAATACGGGGCGAAACCCTTCGAGTTCGTCCGAAAGGTGATTCTGAACGTCGAGAACTATCTTGCCTTTAGCAGCGGCCAAGGCAATGACCGCAAGGCTAGTGTTCCCATGGACAATCTGAAGCGTCTGACAGGCGGGGCATTCAGCTTGCACTACGTTCTCTTGCTCGCTGCCGCTGGATTGCCAAAGACACTGTTTGATCATTTCGTCGTGCAACTTGAAAGCTTCCTTTTCTATTATATTTTCACCAAAACACCGACGAAAGATTTGGAACGCAGCTTTTCGTTGTGGGCCGATGAGCTTCGAGTCATAAGCCTTGAGCCGGACCTTGCAGCGCAGAAAACGCGGTTGAACTCGTTTGTGGCTGAGCGCTTTGAGACAAACATGGAAAGCAAATCCGCCGAACTGAAGGATGCGCTTAAGCGATTCAACCTCCATTCAATGCAGCAGTATCGGTCACGATACTTGATCGCAAAACTGACGCAGTATGTGGATATGGCATTCAACGGGACGAAGAGCCCCGCAAGCCTTGCCCCCTACATTAACCTCGAAATTGAACATATCTTGCCTCAGACTCCAACACCGGAATTGACCGCATCTTGGGCACTGGCGAATCCAACCCTCAACTACCATTTATACAAGGCCAGACTCGGAAACCTCACACTCCTCGAAAAGCCTATCAATGTAGTTGCCGGCAACAATTTTTATGCCGAGAAGAAGGCACTGTATCAAGAAAGCGGAAACTATCTTACCCGCAGTTTGGTGGGGCTTAGCCATGTCGGGCAGAACACCTCGATTACTCGAATCAACCAAGATTTGAAGCCATTTGACGCTTGGGATTCAACCGCTATTGATGGCAGGCAAGACATGCTTATAGGTCTTGCCTCAGACGTTTGGAAAACGACGACCATTGAGGTATGA